Below is a genomic region from Ascaphus truei isolate aAscTru1 chromosome 8, aAscTru1.hap1, whole genome shotgun sequence.
TCTCCTGAAAACAAAAAAATTCAGTGTGATCGAGAATgtaacaacattttaataaatttcTGCCCAatcattattatatatacatatattatcttGGCAATCAGTCATAATATCCTGCATTAAGATCTAATACCAATGTTTTACTAGACTTGTATCTGCATGAGGAAGCTATTTCATCTTTGAAATATTCATTACATATTTTACGGTGCCACTGGAAATATTGAATCTGCAGAATTTAGAATCATGTTGCAAATACCCTGAACGATGAATTAAAATGTTACAAGATCTTTGAGATGGTGTgggacacacaaatatacactatTTTGATATTATGGGACAGATTTGCTTTGTATAACAATTAAATCATCTGTATTCACCTCATGCATTCATAACAGTTTACTAGAAATATAAAAGCAAAGATTAGAGCATACGATTCTTGaaacgtgtgtatatacacacacacatacaatatatgtGGATGCTTGGTAGAACAAGCTATTTCAATGGGGAATACCAACATAAATGTTACATACTTGATGTGATATTCTGTAAAGTATAAAATAAGAAAAACACTTCCACAGATTTCTGGAAATAGCAAAATATTTGAAATTCTATGCCTAGGACACTCATTAAAACAACAGGCAACTGGACCTTACATAGCTGACGATGTTTGCAGTGTAACCATTTTATGTGCAAACATAACTTATCATGACATTTGCATTTCCCGACAGGTCATTTTGACTGAAGGGGATTTGGAGTATACTACGGCACATAAAACTTGAAGATATATCATCAATTTAAGAAGAGACTTAACAAGGTTATTGTGGTTGAAAAAGTCTCTAGCTCCTATgatccaaaataaaaataaagtcacTCAGGATATTATTCatatctcacacattctctcaaaGTCTGTTTTAGCACTGCAGATATTATGGATCTGGTATGGATGTGAAAAACTTGTTAAGAGAGCTGCAAGACTCAATCTAAACATGCAACAACAAAATACTGTTCtcatttgtttaaaataaaaaatgaatgtaTTATTAAGGAAACATCTGTACAGTATACCAGAAAACGTTATAATATAGTGGTCTTCCACTGTCAAGATAACCAACTACCGGTATACTTATTAAGCACATGCACAATCTATTCCTATAAACACAATCTTAcaaaacaataaatatatataaaaaaaaagtttggttaTTTTTACATTGATAAATGAGTCAGAATCAGAAGTACAGTTTAAGTGAACCAAAAATTTTTTAGTTCAAAGTATGAAATCAAAGAAGTCTACACATTTTTACGTCTTAAAGACCCTTTTAACTGAATATTTTATGGCCCTTATTGTGTAAGGTGTGATGAGGGCAGATGATGTGCTATTGCATGAAAAGCCCTATTAAAAGTCAGACGATGGATACACTCTCAGTTTTCCATGGAATGCACTTGCAGTCCATTCTAAGGATATTCCATAAGAGAGAAAATGGTAGGGTAATAACTAGATCGTGTGAATAAGACATTGGAGTCTACCAAATGTTTTTACCAGTCGACTACATGGTGGCAAATCCTTTTAAAAATGCCATGTCACCAGATATCCAGTATTTAAAGTTTACATACCTACAGAGTAAAAGGGGAGGAGTTAGCATGTTCATGTTATTTTCTTCATTTGTTTTTATAATCTTTCTATCCATATTTCACCTTTAGTAATGACCTACGACACATTGGCCAGTTTTAAACTGTCGATATCATCTCCAATAAACCATTGCAGTTATAGTAACTCACGGAATGATCACTAAAGTAGGAATTCAACCaaacagttttcttttttttatatctcATTTTTTTAATTTAGGTGTATTTGAAGAAAGTTTATTGAAGAGCCATTTCAATTTTGAGCATTTCAGATTTGCTTTAAAGTCAGTGAGCTGGGCTAAGATTTTATAgattaaatgcttttatttttcaAAAGCTCAATTTTTATGGAATCACCTCTTTACTATTAATCAAAGATTACAATTTATTACTCTTCTGCCATCAATCACAGCATGGGTGCAAAAGCAGTGTTCCCAATCTTCCTAGTGTAGACACTAGAGAGAACTAGCAATGACATTTACGTCATTGTTTTTGTATGTTGCATATGTTCATAAAACAAGTTGTTTGAATTGGACTCTTCTAAATGTTTAGCAGATCTGGTTGAGAATAGAAGGTATACATAAAAAGAATAAAGGAGCGTCTAGCAAACTATTTCATGGGTATAAAATCCATCTTTAGCCCAAAATGCAGGTGGTTCTTGTCCATGTAACCTTGAAACACAGTGTTGAAATGTCAAAGAATATGATGCGTAAAACTACCTGTCAGCACTACTCCAGTCTTAACATATTTCTAGTTAAGAATGTGAGACTGGGAAATAGTAAATTGTAAAAAAGTGTGCAGCGCATAGCACATCATTTATTGTAATAAACATAATAAACACAAACGTGGGGGCATTCAAAGATTTACTCTTtaataacatttaataaaaataatgtaaaaacTTTTAAGACATTTAATTAAATGGCACAAATTGTCAAGCAATGATTACAAAACCAATATCTCCGTGCATAATTACAACCACTACCAATAAAGGTTTGCTGGATTCACATGGCAGGGAAATGCTTTTTATGCATAAAAGCTTTAAAAAGGCACAATTCCTTATCGGAAACCTTTTCACATCATTGATTTAAATGACTGTCATGCTTTTTAATGTCACCTGTAAACTGTATTCAGCCTTCCATTAATCTGGCTGCTTGATAAGAGAGATTTTCTTCTGTACTGTCATTCAACACAGCTTTCTTCTCTCGATACTTTCAAAATACCAAGACAAACAGTTGTTCGGCTGATTTAAGATATACAGGACAAAATAGGAACTATTTTCAATTCACAATTCAACACGGGATTCTCTGCTTCGAAGATTAGTTTCATTTCCACCATATTAGCACTATTATTTCATAATTGTGGACTTCACAAAGACATGGGTTTAACACAAAACTAAGAAACCACATCAGTCTGTACAACAGTTTTACATAGTAAGGATATGCCCAACAGGTAACAATGTAACAGCATTTCGCCATTTTCTAGATGTAAATTTATTAATCTGTTTTGTATTTAATGGAAATAGAATTAGCATAAAGATGCCTGCCAATTGTGGTACAATCCGTCTACACCCATTTATTAAAATCAGTACAACAATTAGAGatttaaaatgttattaaaagaCACAGAAGCAGAAAGTCtacaccaggggcggccaactccagtcctcaagagctaccaacaggtcaaggttttcaggatatccctgcttcagcatgggtggctcaatcagtggctcagtcctcagtctttgactgagccacctgtgctgaatcagggatatcctgaaacattgacctgttggtagctcttcaggactggagttggctacccctggtctgCACGTTCTACCTTACTGGAGGAGATCTGGCATGTGACTAATGCAAGAGCTGGATTCCCcccacatatactgtagtacaacTCCTGACCTGGGACTGATTCCTTACACTGCACCGTGCAACTATCTGGTACTAAAGAACGCTAGTTAGGGTGTTAATAAGCAATGATTCAAATGTTATCACTACGGACagatgtcacttttttttttttaaagtgtaccCTGGATGTCAATTGACAAACTAACAAGTAATAGTGTTAAACATTTTAGTATTTCGTTTGCAGTTATTAGAAAAGTTATCTTCCAGAAGAGTTGTCTACAAAAAATTGTCccataaagtgtttttttttccttttcttcacCAAATTCTACAGTAAGCTGAATAAAACATCCTCCTCTGTCTTATACGTGTATATTATTACATTCTTTGCCATCTCCAAAGAAATTGACACAATAGTTTTAGTCTCTATATACTGTTAAACGAAAATGGTTGAAATAAAGAATCAGAACTGCTCAGGTTATTATAGATGGGACATAAAGGTTAACCTTGTTCCAAAAAAGTGGAATAAAATCTTTGCTCTTCATCAATGCTCAGCATTGGTGCCAAAACTCCACTGGACTGTTGCAAATAATATCCAATACCTATGGTCTAAAATATTTACTCTAAATGCATGGAAATAAAAGGACAAGATCATTTATTCTTAAACATTCATGAAAGGTTAAATGCATAACTTGGTAGTAGCATAGGTAGCACGATCGCACGGAAACTTTAATTCAAGGCAGTGTGAGTTTGTGATCGTGCCCCAATCTGCACTACCACAGTTTAATGAACCCCCACCAATGTTTCTGAATCGTTTATTGCAGAAACAATAAATGAAGTGACCCCATAATAGCATCATGGCCTGTAAAACGAATCTGAATTACAATACATAATTACTCTATAATCCTGCTGCAAAGGTTAAGAAGGCTTCCATCATTTGTAAATTTGCAGATGACACAGATTTGTACATTATTAGTTTATTATTAATCAATGACACTGTTTTTGTATGCAGGAATCATGGTGAGTAAAGAAGGGGACAAATGTGTGCTGACATCCTCTGAAAGTGAAGTTGAACCAGCTGTTTCACTTGCCTTAGAGATGAAATATGCATTGGACCCCAACAggcagattaaaaaaagaaataaagcccTTCAGGTGAGGTTTAAAGATATTTGTGAAGCTCAAAATGAACAAAGAGATAAACTGCTTTCTACGGTGCCGCAAACAGAGAAAGATACAAAATCCCCCTCTTACAAAGCTTATCGGAAATACATGACCATGCCTGCTCGAAGGTCTATACCCAACGTAACAAAGAGCACAGGAGTTCAGACTTCACCTGATCTGAAAAAGCGTTATCAGACTTTTCCGCTGGACCGCAAAAAAGGAAACCTTTTAAAAAATGCCTCTGGATCGGATACTTTAAAAAATGCCTCTGGATCGGATACGTTAAAAAGTCAAAACAATGGATTTCTAATAGACGTGAAGGATAAAAAAGAACATAAAAACTCAGGAGAGACGGTTCAATGCAGCCGGGTCAATGATCAAGTGGTGGCAGAATTGACGATACATTCTAGTGAACACATGGCGGTCGTTCATCAGCTTCCTAGTAGCAATTGTTCAGATGCATGTAAAAGCACTGATTTGCACAGCTGTACTAAAGAGTCCCCTTCTCTTCAAAACCCAGCAAACTCTACTTCAGAACAGGTCATCTGCCATTTGTATGGAACAGCAAAATATGACAAAGGGCCATTAGGGAACGTGCAGTCCAATCAATCAGCACATGTAAAAGTGCTTTTGAAAGAAGAAGCCACAATTCATTTACCTGCACTCAACCCAAACCTGACAGACCCAGATGAATCAAATTCAGCAACAGATACTGAACGAACAGTGTGCCCAGTGACCGAGGAGAATAAAATAACTGCACATCTTAATGGCTTGCAAACCCATGATTTAAATACAAAAGGATGTACAACACAGTTACAGTGTCAAACAACGGAATGTAATGAGCAGACCCTGCAGATAAATGTGTTACCTATGGGAAAAAATCAGCCTCGTCAGACGGCTGTTGCTTTGAGTGATGAATGCCAACAAATTGTGCCTCACACAGAAGTAATAGACTTAAAAGCACAGCTCCAAACCATGGAGAATCTGATCAGTTCTAGCCAGGAAACAATTAAGGTGCTTTTGGGTGTTATCCAGGAGTTGGAGAAAGGAGAAGCTCACAGAGAAGGGTAAGTGTAAACAAATCAGATACAAGGGGTTAAAACAGCAATATAATGATTGCAAACCTTTCAAAGGACAAAGATAATAAACATGTTAAGTCTATTATGGACAACCTTTACAAGATAAGAACTATTTAACGGATAACAATTCCAGGAGAGGTCTGCTCATTCCTGATTTTGTTGAAGTATAATGAATGATTCATGCGAATAAGAGCATGACACACTGTTATTTTTTATGTGTAAGTAGCGTTCATGGAAAGCACtcaaatatatgtaaaatatgcCTCTTTAACATAAAACAAAGCTTTAATAGTCAAAGCTGAGAACCAGGTAATCCATGCTACCACTGATAATGCAGATAAGACCAGAATACATTACAAAAACTCTGAATATGCTGTTCAGTCTCTATAATATGCAAAATAGAGCATATATT
It encodes:
- the INSYN2A gene encoding inhibitory synaptic factor 2A isoform X1, yielding MVSKEGDKCVLTSSESEVEPAVSLALEMKYALDPNRQIKKRNKALQVRFKDICEAQNEQRDKLLSTVPQTEKDTKSPSYKAYRKYMTMPARRSIPNVTKSTGVQTSPDLKKRYQTFPLDRKKGNLLKNASGSDTLKNASGSDTLKSQNNGFLIDVKDKKEHKNSGETVQCSRVNDQVVAELTIHSSEHMAVVHQLPSSNCSDACKSTDLHSCTKESPSLQNPANSTSEQVICHLYGTAKYDKGPLGNVQSNQSAHVKVLLKEEATIHLPALNPNLTDPDESNSATDTERTVCPVTEENKITAHLNGLQTHDLNTKGCTTQLQCQTTECNEQTLQINVLPMGKNQPRQTAVALSDECQQIVPHTEVIDLKAQLQTMENLISSSQETIKVLLGVIQELEKGEAHREGLSYRTGQDTANCDTCRNSACIIYSVELDFKQQEDKLQPVLKKLHPIEETQVAPLPYPAESYTSTPKQKSKTESKKHGRWKLWFL
- the INSYN2A gene encoding inhibitory synaptic factor 2A isoform X2, translated to MVSKEGDKCVLTSSESEVEPAVSLALEMKYALDPNRQIKKRNKALQVRFKDICEAQNEQRDKLLSTVPQTEKDTKSPSYKAYRKYMTMPARRSIPNVTKSTGVQTSPDLKKRYQTFPLDRKKGNLLKNASGSDTLKNASGSDTLKSQNNGFLIDVKDKKEHKNSGETVQCSRVNDQVVAELTIHSSEHMAVVHQLPSSNCSDACKSTDLHSCTKESPSLQNPANSTSEQVICHLYGTAKYDKGPLGNVQSNQSAHVKVLLKEEATIHLPALNPNLTDPDESNSATDTERTVCPVTEENKITAHLNGLQTHDLNTKGCTTQLQCQTTECNEQTLQINVLPMGKNQPRQTAVALSDECQQIVPHTEVIDLKAQLQTMENLISSSQETIKVLLGVIQELEKGEAHREGVELDFKQQEDKLQPVLKKLHPIEETQVAPLPYPAESYTSTPKQKSKTESKKHGRWKLWFL